The DNA sequence CAATTCACAATAATCTAAGGATAATATAACTACAGAAAATATAAGATTTACAATTTACCTTAAATGCACTTTGCAACCAAATGAACTTGCAactttgtacccagtcactgtCATGTCTAGTCATCGTCTTTCCTCATTTTTGAACCAAAGATATCTCTAGAAAGATCAAATTAATGTTGGAAGTTTGGATTAATCCTAACCTAATATTTCGTACGCTACTCAGATTCAAATTCCTGGATCCCTAATGTCCTAAGACAACAAGCAAATCCCAACTCTTTTCATTCCTTTCCAGTTCCGATATTCAAATTAAACTAATGTTCTAACAATTTATTGTTGAGGTAAATATCTTTGCAAAACTTCTTTTCTTAAGCACTTATCCTTTACTTCTTTGATATGCATGATTCCAATCCCAAAAAGTAATATCATGCCAGAAATAGTAAAGAGATAGACAGATTGGAAAGAATTATGGTTGTACGTTGAAAGAACAACGGTGAGTTAGAAGAGAAATTACCCATCATAACGAGGCTGAACATTTTTTTTCAAAGCCAACAATAGTTACACATAGCTACAATAGGTTGGAGATCATTTCAACTCTCCTCGGGTGTGGTGAACCATTGATATGACCTTCACATTAAGACACCCTGCTCCAATCTGGCTTTCTACATCATCATCCTTTCTTAGAGGAATCGAAGCAACTAAATTCTTCTGTGGCCATCCAAAAATCTGTGCCCTGTCACAGAATACTAACTTCTAGTTCAGCATAATCGATAGCTAAAAATCCATGAAACAAAATACCAAGTGCATTTtccacaagaaaaataaaacaagggtGAAAAATTCAAGAGCTTTACATTGCTTGGTTGAGCACCATTGGAGCTGGAGACTTTAGCAGCTACACTAGTATAGAAACCCTCATGTGAAAGTTTCAATCTGTATGCATTTTTGACAAGCTTTCTTCACATGACAATAAATACCCAACATTATAGAAATCAAAGCATAAACCAATAGAGCAATatagaaatcaagtaaaattgtAAAGTAAAGAAGTCACTCACCTCAAATCCTAAACAGGACCAGAACTAGAATGAAAACAAGGCTCTAGAAGTTCTGCCCAACTTCTTTCAATTCTGCAACATCTGGAATTTCGATGGTGAAATTCCATGAGCATAAGATCAAATTCTCACATCTAGATCTTCCTAGTTGCAGTACCCGAAACTCCTAGACCAAAATCCTATTTTAGAACAGAAACTCTCCATAAGACCGACTCATCATCGAGCCCAAaatctctatctctttctcccttcccatcttcttcttttcttttcttctgtccCTTTCTCCTCCTCTGTTCGTTGTCcttgttccttcttcttcttcttttttcctttctcgTCTAATCCCCTTCATCCCCAGTTGACAACAACTCACCCTTATCCCTTGATTAGAAAACCAAAACAACCAAAATCAGATTGAAAAAATCAAGGAATCATATTAGATTAGGGTTTACTTACCCCCATAGGATGATGAAGGACTCGGTAGTCCCGAAAATCCTTGCGGTGGAGGACATTGATGTTGACGGAGACGTGAGCTTTAGACATAGCTGTGAGATTAGGAGGCGAGATCTGAGTGGGCTTGGGTTAAAGGAGAGGAAaccaatttgtttttttttgttctgttgtAAATGCAAGCTAAGAGGGAGTTTGATATGGGTGAGGAGGGAATCTGAAAATTGGGTGAGGAGGGAATCTGAAAAATGTGCAACGCGAAACCATTCTTTTTGGTTTGATAAAtttgtcggggagagagaaatcatTAAAAGTTTGGAACTaaattccttgtattttcacttggcatcagagcaggttctaaaGCTTTTTTGGTTGATCCGTGGTCAAGGATGGAACTTGAATATAACAGAGCCTCTAGTTCAATAATTGCCCGcctttgtttgatggtgaagactattcacaatggaagattatgatgagggattttctctactctcaagatgaaaacatgtggaatatagttgagaatggatgggaacacccaaccaagGCCGAAGAATCAAACAAAGTAGAAGGGTCCTCTGCAAGGGTTCCCAACCCTAGGAAGGAATGGATAGAAGAAGAAGTTCGTGATAGAACTTGTGACTTTAAGGCAAGAAATTCACTATTCACAGCTTTGTCCAAGAAAGAGAGGATGAGAATTAGCCACTGTGACACAGCCAAACAAGCTTAGGATCTACTTCAggttttggttacgcagtgaaaacctcaagtatgagattaaaaacactgcggggctcttactcttgagaacccaaaataaaaatcatcatattaaaaaggatatgttcttttacaaactttgaatagcactagctcggctataagattcacacaaaatctaatacaaagtttgtcttccttctagaactccttcacttgaacgatcttcaaatcttgttcttctttcttcacagtctccctactgatcttgagagagtattatgcatatgaaactatgatcatAAACagttatacatggaccaagtgtttttactttttgtgaagacacaaactcaaacaaacatgcaagacaCCTACACTTATTCTTGCGTTTCTCCACACCCTTTTTGCCGTGCATATTTCTGCAATATATATTCAACCAGCGGCAACCACTCAAACAAACCCTAATTAGACTTCTATTAGGAAAGAGATTTTATTCCAAGATATCCATAAaatcctaaaaaccctagggaatcaaatacacaatttcataaacagaaaaatatctttaaataaagaAAGTTAAACCTCACATATATTTTCccgttttgtatggaatgccaacacaccaaTTTAATaaaaacttgtacctacaaaAAGGCATGCAGAAAGATTTTTACATGATTCCTAGATAAAGGAACCTAGAGTTTCGTGGTCAGTTCGTCTGTTCTCCTTTTCCTCCACGTATTTGGATTAGTAATTAATGACAAGTGAGAGCAATGACCAGACCTTTAAATGAAACACTCCACGTACCTCTGATTATTCTCCACACTTGTGGCTTTTACTTAATATAATTCCATGCGTGTTTTGCAGTGCAGAAGACCTCAAGTCAAGCACGTCTGCAGCCTGCATTATTGATGATATATGCGATTGTTCTACACTTCTACATGATATCTATATACACATAGTCGGAGATTGAAGTTCAGTTAACACCAACATTGCCTTGTTTTAACTTGCAATACGCCAATGTCGATCCTCTATTTTCTTTACAGGCTCACCTCGCTTTGCTTGAGCAGTACTGTAGCGTATGGTAAATACCTCCACCATTTCTGCCCAAACACCACCACTTTCACCGCAAAATCCTCCTTCCAACCCCATCGCGATCAACTGCTGCGGACCCTTGTCTCTAACGCCACCCGTGACAATGGCTTTTACTATGCCTCTGCTGGCGGCCAAATCTCAAACGAGACCGTCAACGGACTCTTCCTCTGCCGCGGTGACCTGTCCAAAGATGCTTGCAGTGACTGCTTATTCGCTGTAGCCTCTGATGTTGTGAAACGCTGCCCGATCGAGAAAAAGGCTATTATATGGTATGACTACTGCATGATACGCTACTCTAACTATTCATTCTTTTCTATTGATGAGGACTCGCCTTTCCACTTCAAGTGGAACTGGAACGAGGAGAATGTTAGGCAGGAGGGGGATGCATTTGAAGCATCCTTTAACTACGTAGTGGGAAATACTATGAAGCTTTTAGTACAACAGGTTGCCAGCGCCACAAAAAAGTTTGCGACCAAAGAATCGTACACCAAAATATTATTTGGACAGCCGTTCTACAGCCTTGGACAGTGCACGCAGGATCTGTCCACTGCAGATTGCAATAGCTGTCTTACTAGAGCCACAGAAAACCTTCAGAGTATGAATGCTACAGGAAAACAAGGGGCGATTCTTCTATCACCAAGTTGTAATATGAGGTTCGATTTGGAACCCTTTTACACCGCTCTACCTCCGCCCCCTTCGTAGTATCCCCTCCTCCGCCACCCTTGGTAGTATCCCCTCCACCGGCCCCGGTAGCACTGCCAACACTTGGAGGTAAAACTATACTTAATACACAACTGTACGTTCTCCATTTGACCAATCCCACCTTTGGATTTAGCTAGGAAGATTAAAAAAACCTATCTCTTTAGGTGAGAAAATGTCAGCCAACAATAAATTACTCTCTCTAATTAATCATCAATTTTATAAATAAGTTTGTTTGTATATGCCAAACAGGAAAAAGTAAATTCTTATCCAAAGTCATTGTTAGTATTCTTGCTTCTGTTGCTCTTTGTGTGCTAGTTGTGGTTCTGGCCGGATTCTATTTTGGCAAGAGACTCAGAAGAGCAAAACGACAAAAGAACAAAGGTACTcgcaagaacaaaaaataattaaacGAGGAAATTAAAGCTTAATTTGCATGAAATATATGTTAGCTTAAAATAAAACCTGAAGATCATACAATTGCATATTAGATAAACACAATAGACATACAAAACAAGGATAACACATCAATCATGATACAAGTGCATGAATAAAACAATTTGTGAACGTCTTGCAGGCGGAAGACCAATACCAGCTTGTGATGAAAAGGAGGCCATTGCTGAATAACAAGAATTTCTGGAAATAACAAGAGCTTCTGTGATTCTCTCAATAACTAGCAACTATCTATGGGGCTAGATTACCTGAATGCTCGTAATAAGAGAGGTCACAGGGACCTTGTTTATATAGTGAACAGATCAATTAGAGTCCTCCCCATAAGAGGCTAAAGTATTCTATTCGAACTGCTACACTGTATGTTTATCTGATGATATTTACTTGGTTACCAAGTTGTTTGGACTTCTTCTTATGTTTGTGTGATTCTTATCACAAACACAATTATACAAAGACTAGGAATCATAGTTCATCTCGGATAACTCATACTGCAAGTTATAACACGTTGTCATATCTAAAGAGAATTGTATTCATGTTCAACTTTGTTCTTACAATCTTCCACTTGAACATTTATACAATTCACAATGACAAGAATGTTATCTGAATCAGTTTCAGTAATCCCTGAAGTGTGCACAGAGATGAAAAATGcttcaaaaattgatgcgctcaaagcgagcgcgcaatttaaccctgaaatatcattagtagtataagcaaatagggatcgttctattccggggattgagggtacacctgtcattgtgaaacaaataaagaaaagtattatttacaaaaataaaataaagaatataaatatatacaattgtataaacaaataaagaattaaaataataaagtattatttacaaaaataaaataaagaataaatatatacaagtaaacacaaataaggggggattaggattcttaaaattaaaattaaaataaataaaataaagaaaatgtaaaaacatatatacaagggtggaacgcaaggaacaaagatcaaaatcaattccatgtaatcaaattcgattcaaaccctataattgttcttccaagtcatgagagaggagttgatcatgtgaaacattcgaaagcaaatgatttcccatattttacttttcaatgctaatcaacctaagcgaaagcacctagattaatcctatcaaacatgcaatcaagccctagaaagctagtcaatcatgacatgttcaacgcattagacatagagaaaggctatcaactcaagtgtacaacttagttatggaagagtccacctaattgcaatcctcttcaattaaattcgattcttgtccagaacctgtactacttttgattcaagttacacaaaacgaaaagtcgatttcatgttcttaaacctagcaccaattacatgcaaatcctataagtgtcgacccaaataagataaacatataaaagttttctgtaaagcaaatttaatcgaacaaactcacataagcaacttagaatcacaattatagaattcgaaaactttatttaaacatagaaattgggcttaaactttgccctaaacgttaggttaactagaaacaagttcatacgaaatcaaacaagaaaaacaaaagatcattacaaggaaaaagaatgaattacaccgtgaggggagatggagatggagagcttgaacgttggaatcttgaatcttggaagcaagtcttcaaggtggacgatggaggctatgtcctcacggtttcttcttcttcttcctctccttgcttgaaaacgcagaactttgcaactagagaatggagaaggaaaatggaaaggaaatggagagacaaagaagatgagatggatgaaggaattcgtatctaaggaaaatggagaggaaatggtgagacaagaagatgaaatggatgaaggaatgtgtgggaaaatggaaaggaaatggagagacaaagaagatggaatggatgaaggaattggtattttgagagtgagaggagaagtgtatttatagcccaaaaaatgatgaatggagggtggagatgaacataaatgaaaggctagatatgttagacaaatttgtaaaaaatatcttcccacttgtttatcacttgttcaacttgaattgattttcctcctcaagattttccacttggttgcaactttgattttcctcctcaagattttccacttgattgcaactttgattttcctcctcaagattttccacttgcttggaggtcctaaaaatagaaactaataagaaaaatagaaactttcctaaaatgaaaaatggcaactttcctaaactgaaaatggaaacttactaaaaatgataaatagaaactacaaaaatataaactttctacaaataggaactttcccaatcaaagaatggaaactttcctaaacaggattttaataaggaaataacgtaagaaatgtagggaaatgcagttaaaacgtcgcattaaaatgctcctatcaaaaatCCAATCAAATCTCAGTCAATGCAAATACATCATGACGAACTGCAGGAAAAATCAAGTTTGAAAAACTTAACTACCCTGCAATTACAGACACCATGTACCTACACCACATGAGACACAAATCAtcacttaatatatatatatatatatatatatatatatatatgatgctAATGCACAGAATCATCAATTGATGCATCAAAATATGGTCATCCTCACTATGGTTCAATGTGCCAAAACCTTATCAATCAGTCATTTAATACTTTAAATAACTCAATATAAACATTTGATTCAAGTTATACAATTTCCAGAATGTATACATAAATTGTAAGTATCACAAGAATCAAACAACCTGCAATAATTAATAATCTGATCAAAAAAACAATTGAATAGAATTTTATTGATTGATAAAATTCAAATGATAACTAAAACAAAATCAGTTCTCAAGTATAGAACTAAACTAAAGAAAATCATAAACTCAGATCTTGAAAACAAAATTTCCATGTCAAGAACTCCCACTTAGAACTGCAATGCTCCCACTATGTCTATGCATCCAGAGTTGGTAGAATGCCAATGTTCTTGGCATGAGTCTGAAAAGCCACAATGGTCAGAGGCTTAGTGAAGGGATCTGCCAACTGTTTTAAGGTATGTATTTTCACTATCTGCAGCTCCTTATGCTTGACTCTTTCTCTGACACTGTAGTACTTTAGGTCTAAATGCTTAGAGTTGGTAGACCTCTTATTATTCTTCGTAAAATACACTGCAGCAGAGTTGTCACAATAAATTCTCAAGGGCCTATCAACTATAGAGCTAACCAATTTAGTTTGTTCCAGAAAGTTTTTCAGCCATAAACCTTGACAAGTTGCCTCATAAATGGCAATATATTCTACCATCATTGTTGAGGTGGCTGTCTGAGTTTGTTTGACACTTTTCCAGGCTATAGCACCACCAGCTAGCATAAAAACATATCATGAGGTTGACTTTCCAGAATCAAAGTATTGACCTGCAAAGTCTGCATCCGAGTATCCTTCTACTTCAAGCTCATTTACCCTTCTATAAACCAAACaataatttttggttttctgtaaATATCTCAAGACTTTCTTTCCTGCAATCCAGTGCTCATGGCCTGGATTGGACTGAAACCTTGCTAAAATGCCTACTGCATAGGCTAAGTTTGGCCTTGTACAGACTTGAGCATACATTAGGCTACTTACATTTCTAGGACACTGGCTCTTATTTAACTTGTGACCTTTAGACATTAGAACATGTCCTGAAGAACAATTTTGCATATCAAATCTCTTCAACACTTTGGAGATGTAACTTTGCTGAGATAGTCCCAGAAGATGCTTAGTTCTATCTCTGTGTATTTCTATTCCTAAGACGTATGACGCTTCCCAcaaatctttcatatcaaagtgATTTGATAGAAAGATTTTAGTGTCATGCAATAAACCAATGTCAGTGCTAGCAAGTAGAATTTCATCCACATAGAGAACAAGAAAGATAAAATGCCTACCACTTGTCTTCATAGAAACGCACTCATCAACTAAATTTTCAATAAAGCCAAAGGAACTGATGACAGAGTCAAATTTGAGATACCATTGCCTAGAGgcctgttttaatccatatatagACTTATTTAGCTTGCATACTCCCAGGTTCAACAAAACCCTCGGGCTGTTTCATGTAAATTTCCTCATCTAAATCACCATTTAGAAAGGCtatttttacatccatttgatgtaacTTCATGTCATAATGAGCTACTAGAGCCATTATGATCCTAAAAGCATCCTTTGTCGAAACTGGTGAGAAGGTTTCATTGAAATCTATCCCCTCTTTCTGTGTgaatccctttgctacaagcCCAGCTTTATACCTTTCTATTGAACCATCTACGCATCTTTTGGTTTTATAGACCCACTTGCAGCCAATTGCCTTTTGATTCTGAACTGGTTCTACTAATTCCCACACTTCTTTGTCATACATAGATTTAATTTCAGCTTGCATTGCCTCATGCCACATCACACTCTCATGACTTTCAACTGCCTGTTTATAACTAAAAGGATCATTGTCATCATAAAATTCTAAATCAGCTTCTTGCAAATAAATTTCATACTCTTGAGGGTTGATGGCAGGTTTCCCGATTCTCTTAGATCTTCTCAATACCTGATTGTTATTTTCTACTTGAGGTTGCACTACAACTGCATCTTCCAAGTTATCAGGTTGGGGATCAACTTCTTGAGCTACATTAACTTGGTTTTGGTCATTTTGAACTGGTTCTATTGCTGTAGTTTGTGGGTGTAAAACAGGTTCAGTATTAACATCAAGGCTCAAGGGCTGTGCAAGCAACAAATCTGGTTCATCTTCCGGAATCTCTTGAAATTCAAGCTCTAAGTCCTCATAGGCATGTGTATGGTTTATTTCATCCAGAAAAACTGCTCTGTTTGTTTCTATAATTTTAGTACTATGGCTGGGACAATAAAATTTATAGCCAAAAGACCTCTCAGGATAACCAACAAAATAAGCTGATATGGTTTTGGGGTCTAATTTTCCAGCTTGAGGGTTATAAATTCTAGCTTCAGCTTTGCATCCCCAAACGTGTATGTGATTTACACTAGGCTTTCTGTTTTTCCACAGCTCATAGGGTGTTTTGGGAACAGTTTTGCTAGGTGTTCGGTTGATTAAATAATTGGCAGTTTTTAATGCTTCTCCCCAGAGAAATCTAGGCAAACCTGTCGTACACATCATACTTCTAATCATGTTAAGAAGGGATcgatttcttctctcagaaatgCCATTTGACTCAGGTGTGCTAGGTGTGGTATATTGGGCTTGAATTCCATGTTTTTCTAAGTATAAAGAAAAAGAGCCTTTCTACAGTCCTGCCTCAGTATATCTACCATAGTATTCTCCTCCCCTATCAGACCTTACTGCTTTTATTTGCTTCCCCAATTCCTTTTCTACTTCTGTTATGTAAATAataaacttttctaaagctttgttgtaaaacgatagtaaaagaatttgagagagggagagtttagacaccaagaatgaagtatgagaaatggagtgattctattcatctcacaatgaggtttatatatgagtacctcaggtttacaaaaggtaactatttaacgattacatcaatcactcgtctgattacaatcaatcaatcgctaattatattctattaatcaccaatcaatcttaattggcgtatatcacgcaacactaattgctattacatgaatagccacattaatatttacaacactcccccttggatattccatgtcaatagtgttgcccctgctatgcgcttctaagttgcctcgtcaaaaaccttgccaagtaataaaaaccctgtgggaaaaacaaccttggtcgaaggagaaaaagagcacaacgcgcttgagtgtggagtagtaGTATCACAGCTTCAGAGATAGGTGGAGTCATCTTATCAacaccataagtaggtagtatgtctacgagagggatgcattagaattggtacaccaaaaccttgcccggtaaacccagtgggagaaacccgtggtcgaaggaaaaagatgagcaaatgcatatatatgttgaatcaaagcatcttctggATGAAgtaagtggggtgaccatgctaaagatgtgcctcgtcaaaaccttgccaggtaacaaaacccagtgggataaaataACCCTGGtagaaggacaaaaagagtacacgatggtcaaacGAGTATGCTTCatgatactccccctgatttcgactccccctgaaaattacatgttaggtaattcagatagtttacgtagaccaataccttggacatgcttctggaatgtagactttggtagtgacttggtgaagaggtttgcacgattgtcttcaaatcaaatctgcttaacttcaatcttctgatgctcctgttaTTGCTAATTAAAGGAGAACTTCtgtacaatatgtttggtgttgtctcatttgatgaaacttgtctttatctgctctatgtaagcagcattatcttcgtagataatggttggttcatcagtggtggaatgcagtccacatgtgcttcgaacatgctttgtaacggtttttagccatgtacattcacatactgcttcgtgaagagctagtatctcagcatgatttgaagaggaagcaacaagtgTATATttcatagacctccaagaaattgcagtattcccaatggtaaagacataaccagtttgggaatgtgccttgtgcgggtctgatagatagtctatatcagcatattcaacaaggcgagcatcattctgaggatcaagggggtttgatcgattccttgatgcatagggatagaataagtcCATATCTGTCATACCtttaaggtagcgaaaaatgtcttttatgccattccagtggcagcgtgttggcgcagagctatatctagctaacaagttcacatcaaaTGAGATGTCCTATCTAGGGCATTAAgtcaagtacaataatgcgcctattgcacttagatatgggacttctggcaccaatatctcttcgttatcatatGCAGGACGATATggttctctctagacttcaaacgaccatgggtgtgcttgcttttatcctcattaaagcatcttaacatcttctggatgtaatttggttgatggaccaaaatttcatctgcactatgctc is a window from the Rosa chinensis cultivar Old Blush chromosome 2, RchiOBHm-V2, whole genome shotgun sequence genome containing:
- the LOC112184187 gene encoding cysteine-rich receptor-like protein kinase 25 yields the protein MSILYFLYRLTSLCLSSTVAYGKYLHHFCPNTTTFTAKSSFQPHRDQLLRTLVSNATRDNGFYYASAGGQISNETVNGLFLCRGDLSKDACSDCLFAVASDVVKRCPIEKKAIIWYDYCMIRYSNYSFFSIDEDSPFHFKWNWNEENVRQEGDAFEASFNYVVGNTMKLLVQQVASATKKFATKESYTKILFGQPFYSLGQCTQDLSTADCNSCLTRATENLQSMNATGKQGAILLSPSCNMRFDLEPFYTALPPPPS